A part of Pseudomonas sp. HR96 genomic DNA contains:
- the plsB gene encoding glycerol-3-phosphate 1-O-acyltransferase PlsB, whose protein sequence is MGPSPLRRMLFGGLRRLLYVWVRSETINQSSFNLELDRRRPVFYALPSPSLSELAVLDHECSKAGLPRPVLPVAVGGLMEPAAFFYLTPGPDWLGRQDKRGAPPALERLVSVLGEDAAQDAQIIPVSVFWGQSPASESSPWKLLFADSWAVTGRLRRLVSILILGRKTRVQFSAPIHLRELVQQNKGHERTVRMTQRLLRVHFRHLKTAVIGPDISHRRHLVKGLVHAPQVREAIASQAQRENVSVEKAQAKALHYGNEIASDYTYTAIRFLEVVLSWFWNKIYDGIKVNNLEGVQQVAQGHEIIYVPCHRSHIDYLLLSYLLFRNGLTPPHIAAGINLNMPVIGSLLRRGGAFFMRRTFKGNPLYTAVFNEYLHTLFSKGFPVEYFVEGGRSRTGRMLQPKTGMLAITVRSFLRSSGMPVVFVPVYIGYERVLEGRTYLGELRGASKKKESIFDIFKVFGALKQRFGQVAVNFGEPIRLAQFLDGQQPGWRDQPQAADFKPAWLNAATQQLGLSVARRINEAAAINPVNLVATALLATSRLALDERALTRVLDLYLGLLRQVPYSPHTTLPEGDGKALIDHVLGMNLLSEQSDALGRILYLDEQHAVLMTYYRNNVLHIFALPSLLACFFQSTSRMSREQILRYTRALYPYLQAELFLRWEVQALDEVVDQWLLALVEQGLLRYDNGVYLRPAPSSRHFVLLTLLSRAIAQTLQRFYMATSLLLNSGQDSLDAQALENLCVVMAQRLSILHGLNAPEFFDKSLFRHFIQTLLEQGVLRRNEDGRLGYHPALGELAEGAAKRVLPAEIRLSIRQVALHRGDEAEVVI, encoded by the coding sequence ATGGGTCCCTCGCCGCTGCGTCGCATGCTGTTCGGCGGCCTGCGCCGCCTGCTGTACGTTTGGGTGCGTTCCGAGACCATCAATCAGTCCTCGTTCAACCTGGAACTGGACCGCAGACGTCCGGTGTTCTACGCCCTGCCCTCGCCATCCTTGAGCGAACTGGCGGTGCTCGACCATGAGTGCAGCAAGGCCGGCCTGCCGCGCCCGGTGCTGCCCGTGGCGGTGGGCGGGCTGATGGAGCCGGCGGCGTTCTTCTACCTCACCCCAGGCCCCGACTGGCTAGGCCGCCAGGACAAGCGCGGTGCTCCGCCGGCCTTGGAGCGGCTGGTCTCGGTGCTCGGCGAAGACGCCGCGCAGGACGCCCAGATCATTCCGGTGAGCGTGTTCTGGGGTCAATCGCCGGCCAGCGAGTCGAGTCCGTGGAAGCTGCTGTTCGCCGACAGCTGGGCCGTCACCGGGCGCCTGCGGCGGCTGGTCAGCATCCTGATCCTGGGGCGCAAGACCCGCGTGCAGTTCTCCGCACCGATCCATCTGCGCGAGCTGGTGCAGCAGAACAAAGGCCACGAGCGCACCGTGCGCATGACCCAGCGCCTGCTGCGGGTGCATTTTCGCCACCTGAAGACCGCCGTCATCGGCCCGGACATCTCGCACCGTCGCCACCTGGTCAAGGGCCTGGTCCACGCCCCGCAGGTGCGCGAGGCGATCGCCAGCCAAGCCCAGCGCGAGAATGTGTCTGTGGAAAAGGCTCAGGCCAAGGCCCTGCACTACGGCAACGAGATCGCTTCGGACTACACCTACACGGCGATCCGCTTCCTCGAAGTGGTGCTCAGCTGGTTCTGGAACAAGATCTACGACGGCATCAAGGTCAACAACCTGGAGGGCGTGCAGCAGGTCGCCCAGGGCCACGAAATCATCTACGTACCCTGCCACCGCAGCCATATCGACTACCTGCTGCTCAGCTACCTGCTGTTTCGCAACGGCCTGACCCCGCCGCACATCGCCGCCGGGATCAACCTCAACATGCCGGTAATCGGCAGCCTGCTGCGTCGCGGCGGCGCGTTCTTCATGCGCCGTACCTTCAAAGGCAACCCGCTGTACACGGCGGTGTTCAACGAGTACCTGCACACCTTGTTCAGCAAGGGCTTCCCGGTGGAGTATTTCGTCGAGGGCGGCCGCTCGCGGACCGGGCGCATGCTGCAGCCCAAGACCGGCATGCTGGCGATCACCGTGCGCAGCTTTCTGCGCTCGTCAGGCATGCCCGTGGTGTTCGTGCCGGTGTACATTGGCTATGAGCGCGTGCTGGAGGGCCGCACCTACCTGGGCGAGTTGCGCGGCGCAAGCAAGAAGAAGGAATCGATCTTCGACATCTTCAAGGTCTTCGGCGCGCTCAAGCAGCGCTTCGGCCAGGTGGCGGTCAACTTCGGCGAACCGATTCGCCTGGCGCAGTTCCTCGACGGCCAACAGCCGGGCTGGCGCGACCAGCCTCAGGCCGCCGACTTCAAGCCGGCCTGGCTGAACGCGGCCACCCAGCAACTAGGCCTGAGCGTGGCCCGGCGCATCAACGAGGCGGCGGCGATCAACCCGGTCAACCTGGTGGCCACAGCGCTGCTGGCCACCAGCAGGCTGGCCCTGGACGAGCGCGCCCTGACCCGCGTGCTGGACCTCTACCTGGGCCTGCTGCGCCAGGTACCCTACTCGCCGCACACCACCTTGCCCGAAGGTGACGGCAAGGCGCTGATCGACCACGTGCTGGGCATGAACCTGCTCAGCGAGCAGAGCGATGCCCTGGGGCGGATCCTCTACCTGGACGAGCAGCACGCGGTGCTGATGACCTACTACCGCAACAACGTGCTGCACATCTTTGCCCTGCCATCCTTGCTGGCATGCTTCTTCCAGAGCACCTCGCGCATGAGCCGCGAGCAGATCCTGCGCTACACCCGCGCGCTCTACCCTTACCTGCAAGCCGAGCTGTTCCTGAGATGGGAGGTGCAAGCGCTGGACGAAGTGGTCGATCAGTGGCTGCTGGCCCTGGTCGAACAGGGGCTGCTGCGCTACGACAACGGCGTGTATCTGCGCCCGGCGCCGAGTTCGCGGCACTTCGTGCTGCTGACCCTGCTGTCGCGGGCCATCGCGCAGACCTTGCAGCGCTTCTACATGGCCACCTCGCTGCTGCTCAACAGCGGCCAGGACAGCCTCGACGCCCAGGCCCTGGAGAACCTCTGCGTGGTCATGGCCCAGCGCCTGTCGATACTGCACGGCCTCAACGCCCCGGAGTTCTTCGACAAGAGCCTGTTCCGCCATTTCATCCAGACCCTGCTCGAACAAGGCGTGCTGCGGCGCAACGAGGACGGCAGACTGGG
- a CDS encoding putative RNA methyltransferase, producing the protein MLTCPLCLTPLANAENGVVCAAGHRFDRARQGYLNLLPVQHKNSRDPGDNQAMVQARRDFLNAGHYAPVAQRLAELAAERQPERWLDIGCGEGYYTAQIAQALPRAQGYALDISREAVKRACKRAPQVTWLVASMARIPLPDASCQFLASVFSPLDWTEAKRLLAPGGGLMRVGPTREHLMELRERLYDEVREYVDDKHLLQVPPGMHLAHSETLTYKIKLIDPQSRAHLLAMTPHGWRASAERRAAVIEQAKPFVVTVSMRYDYFLLSDVK; encoded by the coding sequence ATGCTCACCTGCCCTCTGTGCCTGACTCCCCTGGCCAACGCCGAAAACGGCGTGGTCTGCGCTGCCGGCCACCGTTTCGATCGTGCCCGCCAAGGCTATCTGAACCTGCTGCCGGTGCAACACAAGAACAGCCGCGACCCCGGTGACAACCAGGCCATGGTCCAAGCGCGCCGCGACTTTCTCAATGCCGGCCACTATGCCCCGGTGGCGCAGCGCCTGGCCGAACTGGCCGCCGAACGCCAGCCCGAGCGCTGGCTGGACATCGGCTGCGGCGAGGGTTATTACACCGCGCAGATCGCCCAGGCGCTGCCGCGCGCGCAGGGCTACGCCCTGGACATCTCGCGCGAGGCGGTCAAGCGTGCGTGCAAGCGCGCGCCCCAGGTTACCTGGCTGGTGGCGAGCATGGCGCGTATCCCGCTGCCCGACGCCAGCTGCCAGTTTCTCGCCAGCGTCTTCAGCCCGCTGGACTGGACCGAAGCCAAGCGCCTGCTGGCCCCGGGCGGCGGACTGATGCGCGTCGGCCCGACCCGCGAACACCTGATGGAGCTGCGCGAGCGGCTGTACGACGAGGTGCGCGAGTACGTCGACGACAAGCATCTGTTGCAGGTGCCCCCCGGCATGCACCTGGCCCACAGCGAGACCCTGACCTACAAGATCAAGCTGATCGACCCGCAGTCGCGCGCACACCTGCTGGCCATGACCCCCCATGGCTGGCGCGCCAGCGCCGAACGCCGCGCCGCCGTCATCGAACAGGCCAAACCCTTCGTGGTCACTGTATCGATGCGCTACGATTATTTTCTGCTGTCCGACGTCAAGTGA
- the dapE gene encoding succinyl-diaminopimelate desuccinylase, translated as MTAPADLSPTLQLACDLIRRPSVTPLDADCQKLMMQRLGAAGFTLEPMRIEDVDNFWARHGRADGPVLCFAGHTDVVPTGPVQNWQIAPYEALIDDEGMLHGRGAADMKGSLAAMLVAAEKFVGDYPDHRGAVAFLITSDEEGPAHHGTKAVVERLKARNERLDWCIVGEPSSTTLVGDVVKNGRRGSLGATLTVRGKQGHVAYPHLAANPIHLAAPALAELAAEHWDEGNAFFPPTSFQISNLNSGTGATNVIPGDLTALFNFRFSTESTVEGLQQRVAAILDKHGLDWHVDWALSGLPFLTEPGALLDAVAASIRQVTGRETQASTSGGTSDGRFIATLGTQVVELGPVNATIHQVNERILASDLDLLTEIYYQTLVKLLA; from the coding sequence ATGACCGCCCCCGCCGATCTCTCGCCGACCCTGCAACTGGCCTGCGACCTCATCCGCCGTCCCTCGGTGACGCCGCTGGATGCCGACTGCCAGAAGCTGATGATGCAGCGCCTGGGCGCCGCCGGCTTTACCCTGGAGCCGATGCGCATCGAGGACGTCGACAATTTCTGGGCCCGCCACGGCCGCGCCGACGGCCCGGTGCTGTGCTTCGCCGGGCACACCGACGTGGTGCCCACCGGCCCGGTGCAGAACTGGCAGATCGCGCCCTATGAGGCGCTGATCGACGATGAGGGCATGCTGCATGGCCGCGGCGCCGCCGACATGAAGGGCAGCCTGGCGGCGATGCTGGTGGCGGCGGAGAAATTCGTCGGTGACTACCCGGATCACCGGGGCGCAGTGGCCTTTCTGATCACCAGCGACGAGGAAGGCCCGGCCCACCATGGCACCAAGGCCGTGGTCGAGCGCCTCAAGGCGCGCAACGAGCGCCTGGACTGGTGCATCGTCGGCGAGCCGTCGAGCACCACGCTGGTCGGTGACGTGGTCAAGAACGGCCGCCGCGGCTCGCTTGGCGCCACCCTGACGGTGCGTGGCAAGCAAGGTCACGTGGCCTATCCGCACCTGGCCGCCAACCCGATCCACCTGGCCGCGCCGGCCCTGGCCGAGCTTGCCGCCGAGCACTGGGACGAGGGCAATGCCTTTTTCCCGCCGACCAGCTTCCAGATCTCCAACCTCAACAGCGGCACCGGCGCCACCAATGTCATTCCTGGTGACCTGACCGCGTTGTTCAATTTCCGCTTCTCCACCGAGTCCACGGTCGAGGGGCTGCAGCAGCGTGTTGCCGCGATTCTCGACAAGCATGGCCTGGACTGGCACGTCGACTGGGCCCTGTCGGGCCTGCCGTTCCTCACCGAGCCCGGCGCCCTGCTCGACGCCGTGGCGGCAAGCATCCGTCAGGTGACCGGCCGCGAGACCCAGGCTTCGACCAGCGGCGGCACCTCCGACGGCCGTTTCATCGCCACCCTGGGCACCCAGGTGGTCGAACTGGGTCCGGTCAACGCAACCATCCACCAGGTCAACGAACGCATCCTGGCCAGCGATCTGGACCTGCTGACCGAGATCTACTACCAGACCCTGGTCAAGTTGCTCGCCTGA
- a CDS encoding glycosyltransferase, protein MSSRKFGINLVVVVAIAALFTGFWALVNRPVTAPNWPEHISGFSYSPFRLGQNPQKDQYPTDDEIRQDLEQMSKFTDNIRIYSVDGTQADIPKLAEEFGLRVTLGIWISPDLERNEREIATAIQLANSTRSVVRVVVGNEALFREEVTVQALSDYLDRVRAAVKVPVTTSEQWHIWKDNPSLAKHVDLVAAHILPYWEHIPVDKAQQFVLDRARELKHQFPKKPLLLSEVGWPSNGHMRGGADASQADQAIYLRTLVNRLNRNGYNYFVIEAYDQPWKASDEGSVGAYWGVFNAARQQKFNLEGPVVAIQQWRVLAVGSVVLALLALTLLLIDGSALRQRGRTFLTFIAFLCGSVLVYIGYDYSQQYSTWFSLTVGVLLALGAMGVFIVLLTEAHELAEAVWTHKRRREFLPVHDDQAYRPKVSVHVPCYNEPPEMVMQTLNALANLDYPDFEVLIIDNNTKDPAVWEPVRDYCETLGPRFKFFHVAPLAGFKGGALNYLIPHTAQDAEVIAVIDSDYCVDRNWLKHMVPHFSDPKIAVVQSPQDYRDQDQSLFKKLCYSEYKGFFHIGMVTRNDRDAIIQHGTMTMTRRSVLEELGWADWCICEDAELGLRVFEKGLSAAYYHNSYGKGLMPDTFIDFKKQRFRWAYGAIQIIKRHTAQLLRGKGTELTRGQRYHFLAGWLPWVADGMNIFFTVGALLWSAAMIIVPQRVDPPLMIFAIPPLALFFFKVGKIIFLYRRAVGVNLTDAFCAALAGLALSHTIAKAVLYGFFTTSIPFFRTPKNADSHGLLVAISEAREELFIMLLLWSAAGGICLVQGLPSNDMRFWVAMLLVQSLPYVAALVMAFLSSLPKPSVTQDEPVPNV, encoded by the coding sequence ATGTCCTCGCGTAAATTTGGCATCAACCTGGTCGTCGTGGTGGCGATCGCGGCGTTGTTCACCGGTTTCTGGGCGTTGGTCAATCGCCCCGTCACCGCACCCAACTGGCCTGAACACATTTCCGGCTTCTCCTACTCGCCTTTTCGCCTGGGCCAGAACCCGCAGAAAGACCAGTACCCGACGGATGACGAAATCCGCCAGGACCTGGAGCAGATGAGCAAGTTTACCGACAATATCCGCATTTACTCGGTAGACGGCACCCAGGCTGACATCCCCAAGCTGGCTGAGGAATTCGGCCTGCGGGTGACGCTGGGCATCTGGATCAGCCCGGACCTGGAACGCAACGAGCGCGAAATCGCCACCGCCATCCAGCTGGCCAACAGCACCCGTAGCGTGGTGCGCGTAGTGGTCGGCAACGAGGCGCTGTTCCGTGAAGAAGTCACGGTACAGGCGCTGAGCGACTACCTGGACCGGGTCCGCGCTGCAGTGAAGGTGCCGGTGACCACCTCGGAACAATGGCACATCTGGAAAGACAACCCCTCCCTGGCCAAGCACGTCGACCTGGTGGCTGCGCACATCCTGCCGTACTGGGAGCACATCCCGGTGGACAAGGCCCAGCAGTTCGTCCTCGACCGGGCGCGCGAACTCAAGCACCAGTTCCCGAAAAAACCCCTGCTTCTATCCGAAGTGGGCTGGCCGAGCAATGGCCACATGCGCGGCGGAGCCGACGCCAGCCAGGCCGACCAGGCCATCTACCTGCGCACGTTGGTCAATCGACTGAACCGCAACGGCTACAACTATTTCGTCATCGAAGCCTACGACCAACCCTGGAAAGCCAGCGACGAAGGCTCGGTGGGCGCGTACTGGGGCGTGTTCAACGCTGCCCGTCAGCAGAAATTCAACCTCGAAGGCCCGGTCGTGGCGATCCAGCAATGGCGCGTGCTGGCCGTCGGCTCGGTGGTTCTGGCGCTGTTGGCACTGACCCTGCTGCTGATCGATGGCTCGGCGCTGCGTCAGCGCGGGCGCACCTTCCTGACGTTTATCGCCTTTCTCTGTGGTTCGGTGCTGGTGTACATCGGCTATGACTACAGTCAGCAGTACAGTACCTGGTTCAGCTTGACCGTCGGCGTGTTGCTGGCGCTGGGCGCCATGGGCGTGTTCATCGTCCTGCTGACCGAAGCCCACGAGCTGGCCGAGGCGGTTTGGACCCACAAGCGCCGGCGCGAATTCCTGCCGGTGCATGACGACCAGGCCTATCGGCCGAAAGTCTCGGTGCACGTACCTTGCTACAACGAGCCGCCAGAGATGGTCATGCAGACCCTGAACGCCCTGGCCAACCTCGACTACCCGGATTTCGAGGTCTTGATCATTGATAACAACACCAAGGACCCGGCAGTCTGGGAGCCGGTACGCGACTACTGCGAGACCCTCGGCCCGCGCTTCAAGTTCTTCCACGTCGCCCCTCTGGCCGGCTTCAAGGGAGGTGCGCTGAACTACCTGATTCCGCACACGGCCCAGGACGCCGAAGTGATCGCGGTGATCGACTCGGACTACTGTGTCGACCGCAACTGGCTGAAACACATGGTGCCGCACTTCAGCGACCCGAAGATCGCCGTGGTGCAGTCGCCGCAAGACTACCGCGACCAGGACCAGAGCCTGTTCAAGAAACTCTGCTACTCGGAATACAAGGGGTTCTTCCACATCGGCATGGTCACCCGCAACGACCGTGACGCGATCATCCAGCACGGCACCATGACCATGACCAGGCGCTCGGTCCTCGAGGAGCTGGGCTGGGCCGACTGGTGCATCTGCGAAGACGCCGAGCTGGGCCTGCGCGTATTCGAGAAGGGCCTCAGCGCGGCGTACTACCACAACAGCTACGGCAAGGGCCTGATGCCCGACACCTTCATCGACTTCAAGAAGCAGCGCTTCCGCTGGGCCTATGGCGCGATCCAGATCATCAAGCGCCACACCGCGCAACTGTTGCGCGGCAAGGGCACCGAGCTGACCCGCGGCCAGCGCTACCACTTCCTGGCGGGTTGGCTGCCCTGGGTTGCGGACGGCATGAACATCTTCTTCACCGTGGGCGCGCTGCTGTGGTCTGCGGCGATGATCATCGTGCCGCAACGGGTCGACCCGCCACTGATGATCTTTGCCATCCCGCCGTTGGCGCTGTTCTTCTTCAAGGTCGGCAAGATCATCTTCCTGTACCGCCGCGCAGTGGGGGTCAACCTGACGGATGCCTTCTGCGCTGCGCTGGCGGGCCTGGCGCTGTCGCACACCATCGCCAAGGCGGTGCTGTACGGCTTCTTCACCACCAGCATCCCATTCTTCCGCACGCCGAAGAACGCCGACAGCCACGGCCTGCTGGTGGCCATCTCGGAAGCCAGGGAAGAACTGTTCATCATGCTGCTGCTGTGGAGCGCAGCAGGGGGGATCTGCCTGGTGCAGGGCCTGCCGAGCAATGACATGCGGTTCTGGGTGGCGATGCTGCTGGTGCAATCGCTGCCCTACGTGGCCGCACTGGTCATGGCCTTCCTGTCGTCACTGCCCAAGCCATCGGTGACCCAGGACGAGCCGGTGCCGAACGTTTGA
- the tcdA gene encoding tRNA cyclic N6-threonylcarbamoyladenosine(37) synthase TcdA — protein MTTEDPRFAGVARLYGREGMQRLQAAHVAIVGIGGVGSWAAEAIARCGVGEISLFDLDDVCVSNTNRQLHALDGNVGRAKVEVMAERIRAINPACTVHAVADFVTRETMAEYIGEHLDCVIDCIDSVNAKAALIAWCKRRKVQIICTGGAGGQIDPTQIRVGDLNRTHNDPLAANVRSTLRRDYGFSRNVSRHYSVPCVYSTEQLRYPAADGSVCLQKSFVGEGVKLDCAGGFGAVMMVTATFGMVAATKAVEKIVAGGRRPSERAKAV, from the coding sequence ATGACTACAGAAGATCCACGGTTCGCCGGCGTTGCCCGCCTGTATGGCCGTGAAGGCATGCAGCGGTTGCAGGCGGCACACGTGGCGATCGTCGGTATCGGTGGCGTTGGTTCCTGGGCGGCGGAAGCGATTGCCCGCTGCGGGGTAGGGGAGATTTCCCTGTTCGACCTGGATGACGTCTGCGTCAGCAACACCAATCGGCAGTTGCATGCCCTGGACGGCAACGTCGGGCGGGCCAAGGTCGAAGTCATGGCCGAGCGCATCCGCGCCATCAACCCGGCCTGTACCGTGCATGCGGTCGCGGACTTCGTGACCCGCGAGACCATGGCCGAGTACATCGGCGAGCATCTGGACTGCGTGATCGACTGCATCGACAGCGTCAACGCCAAGGCGGCGCTGATCGCCTGGTGCAAGCGGCGCAAGGTGCAGATCATCTGCACCGGTGGCGCCGGCGGGCAGATTGACCCGACGCAGATCCGGGTGGGCGATCTGAACCGTACCCACAACGACCCACTGGCGGCCAACGTGCGCTCGACGCTGCGTCGCGACTACGGATTCTCCCGCAATGTCAGCCGCCACTACAGCGTGCCCTGCGTGTATTCCACCGAACAGCTGCGCTACCCGGCGGCAGATGGCAGCGTTTGCCTGCAGAAGAGCTTCGTCGGCGAAGGGGTCAAGCTGGACTGTGCCGGAGGCTTTGGCGCGGTGATGATGGTCACGGCGACCTTCGGCATGGTGGCGGCGACCAAGGCGGTGGAGAAGATCGTCGCGGGAGGGCGACGGCCGAGCGAGCGGGCCAAGGCCGTCTGA
- a CDS encoding SufE family protein: MSLPPAAEQALAVFAAAKGWEQRARLLMQWGEQLAPLSDSERCEANRVSGCESVVWLVAQRQGERWQFRAASDARLIRGLLALLLVRVEDASTQELQTLDLADWFHQLGLGRQLSPSRSNGLNAVLKRMAQLVA, from the coding sequence ATGAGCCTGCCGCCCGCTGCCGAACAGGCACTGGCGGTGTTCGCCGCAGCGAAAGGCTGGGAACAGCGCGCGCGCCTGCTGATGCAATGGGGTGAGCAGCTGGCGCCGCTGAGCGACAGCGAACGCTGCGAGGCCAACCGTGTGTCGGGCTGCGAAAGCGTGGTATGGCTGGTGGCGCAACGGCAGGGCGAACGCTGGCAATTTCGCGCGGCCAGTGATGCCCGCCTCATCCGCGGGCTGCTGGCGTTGCTTCTTGTGCGAGTCGAGGACGCCAGCACCCAGGAGCTGCAAACGCTCGACCTGGCCGACTGGTTCCATCAGCTGGGGCTCGGGCGGCAATTATCGCCGTCGCGCAGCAACGGCCTCAATGCAGTGCTCAAGCGGATGGCGCAGCTGGTAGCGTAG
- a CDS encoding cysteine desulfurase — MFQPSPWRADFPAIAALQRQHQTYLDHAATAQKPQALLDAMNHYYSHGAANVHRAQHLPGALATQAFEATRERVAQWLNAPSLMQVVFTHGTTSAINLLAYGLEHLFEPGDAIVISALEHHANLLPWQQLALRRQLDLVVLPLDRHGLIDVESARSLIGPRTRLLAISQLSNVIGAWQPLHQLLPMAQAYGALTVVDGAQGVVHGRHDVAAMDCDFYTFSSHKLYGPDGVGVLYGKAEALARLRPWQFGGEMVQMADYQSASFHRAPLGLEAGTPAIGSVIGLGATLEYLAGLDADAVQAHEAALHGHLLRGLNDREGIKLLGEPQVALASFVVEGVHNADLASLLTEQGIAVRAGHHCAMPLLKRFGLGGAIRVSLGLYNDSQDLEQFFQALDKALEILR; from the coding sequence ATGTTCCAGCCCTCCCCCTGGCGTGCCGATTTTCCGGCCATCGCCGCACTGCAACGACAGCACCAGACCTACCTCGACCACGCGGCCACGGCGCAGAAGCCACAGGCGCTGCTCGATGCCATGAACCACTACTACAGCCACGGTGCCGCCAATGTACACCGGGCCCAGCATCTGCCCGGGGCCTTGGCCACCCAGGCGTTCGAAGCCACCCGCGAACGCGTGGCGCAGTGGCTCAATGCGCCCAGCCTGATGCAGGTGGTCTTTACCCACGGCACCACCAGCGCGATCAACCTGCTGGCCTACGGCCTCGAGCACTTGTTCGAGCCCGGTGATGCCATCGTCATCAGCGCCCTGGAACACCACGCGAACCTGTTGCCCTGGCAGCAACTGGCGCTGCGCAGGCAGCTCGACCTGGTGGTGCTTCCACTCGACCGCCATGGCCTGATCGACGTCGAGTCGGCGCGCTCGCTGATCGGCCCGCGCACCCGGCTGCTCGCCATCAGCCAGTTGTCCAACGTGATCGGCGCCTGGCAACCGCTGCATCAGCTGCTGCCTATGGCCCAGGCTTATGGCGCGTTGACCGTGGTCGACGGCGCTCAGGGCGTGGTCCACGGCCGCCATGACGTTGCCGCCATGGACTGCGACTTCTATACCTTCTCCAGCCACAAACTGTACGGCCCCGACGGCGTCGGCGTGCTCTATGGCAAGGCCGAGGCGCTGGCGCGGCTGCGGCCCTGGCAGTTTGGCGGTGAGATGGTGCAGATGGCCGACTATCAGTCCGCTTCCTTCCATCGCGCACCTTTGGGCTTGGAGGCCGGCACCCCGGCAATCGGCAGCGTGATCGGCCTGGGCGCCACCCTCGAATACCTGGCCGGCCTCGATGCCGACGCCGTGCAGGCCCATGAAGCAGCGCTGCACGGCCATTTGCTGCGCGGTCTCAACGACCGCGAAGGCATCAAGCTGCTGGGCGAGCCGCAGGTGGCGCTGGCCAGCTTTGTGGTCGAGGGCGTGCACAACGCAGACCTTGCCTCGCTGCTGACCGAACAGGGGATCGCCGTGCGCGCCGGCCATCACTGCGCAATGCCGCTGCTCAAGCGCTTTGGCCTGGGCGGCGCGATCCGCGTGTCGTTGGGGCTCTATAACGATTCGCAAGACCTGGAGCAATTCTTCCAGGCGCTGGACAAGGCTCTGGAGATCCTGCGATGA
- the dapD gene encoding 2,3,4,5-tetrahydropyridine-2,6-dicarboxylate N-succinyltransferase, producing the protein MSNPLFSLAFGVGTQNRQGSWLEVFYAQPLLNPSAELVAAIAPVLGYTGGNQAITFSNTQASQLAEIVKGIDAAQGALLTRLAESHKPLVATLLAEDAALTSTPEAYLKLHLLSHRLAKPHGLSLAGIFPLLPNVAWTSQGAVDLTELPGLQLEARLRGELLEVFSVDKFPKMTDYVVPTGVRIADSARVRLGAYIGEGTTIMHEGFVNFNAGTEGPGMIEGRVSAGVFVGKGSDLGGGCSTMGTLSGGGNIIIKVGEGCLIGANAGIGIPLGDRNTVEAGLYITAGTKVTLLDENNQLVKVLKARELAGQPDLLFRRNSQSGAVECKSHKSAIELNEALHAHN; encoded by the coding sequence ATGTCCAACCCATTGTTCAGCCTGGCCTTCGGCGTCGGCACCCAGAATCGTCAAGGCAGCTGGCTGGAAGTGTTCTACGCCCAGCCGTTGCTCAACCCCTCGGCCGAGCTGGTCGCCGCCATCGCGCCAGTGCTGGGCTACACCGGCGGCAACCAGGCCATCACCTTCAGCAATACCCAGGCTTCGCAGCTGGCCGAAATCGTCAAGGGCATCGACGCCGCGCAAGGCGCCCTGCTGACCCGCCTCGCTGAAAGCCACAAGCCGCTGGTGGCCACATTGCTGGCCGAAGACGCCGCGCTGACCTCAACCCCCGAGGCCTACCTCAAGCTGCACCTGCTCTCGCATCGCCTGGCCAAGCCGCACGGCCTGAGCCTGGCCGGAATCTTCCCGCTGCTGCCCAATGTGGCCTGGACCAGCCAGGGTGCGGTCGACCTGACCGAACTGCCTGGCCTGCAGCTTGAAGCGCGCCTGCGCGGCGAACTGCTGGAAGTATTCTCGGTGGACAAGTTCCCGAAAATGACCGACTACGTAGTGCCGACCGGCGTACGCATCGCCGACAGCGCTCGCGTGCGTCTGGGTGCCTACATCGGTGAAGGCACCACCATCATGCACGAAGGTTTCGTCAACTTTAACGCTGGCACCGAAGGCCCGGGCATGATCGAAGGCCGCGTCAGCGCAGGCGTATTCGTCGGCAAGGGCTCGGACCTGGGCGGCGGCTGCTCGACCATGGGCACCCTGTCGGGCGGTGGCAACATCATCATCAAGGTCGGCGAAGGCTGCCTGATCGGCGCCAATGCCGGCATCGGTATCCCGCTGGGCGACCGCAACACCGTCGAGGCTGGCCTGTACATCACCGCCGGCACCAAGGTGACGCTGCTGGACGAGAACAACCAGCTGGTCAAAGTGCTCAAGGCTCGCGAGCTGGCCGGCCAGCCGGACCTGCTGTTCCGTCGCAACTCGCAAAGTGGTGCGGTGGAGTGCAAGTCCCACAAGTCGGCCATCGAGCTGAACGAAGCGCTGCACGCTCATAACTAA
- a CDS encoding ArsC family reductase gives MTYTLYGIKACDTMKKARSWLDEHAVSYDFHDYKAAGIDREHLNRWCDEHGWQVLLNRAGTTFRKLDDAQKADIDQAKAVELMLAQPSMIKRPVLDLGDRTLIGFKPDLYTAAVQ, from the coding sequence ATGACCTACACCCTTTATGGCATCAAAGCCTGCGACACCATGAAGAAGGCCCGCAGCTGGCTTGACGAACACGCCGTCAGCTACGACTTTCACGATTACAAGGCCGCTGGCATCGACCGCGAGCACCTGAACCGCTGGTGCGACGAACATGGCTGGCAAGTACTGCTCAACCGCGCGGGCACCACCTTCCGCAAGCTCGACGACGCCCAGAAGGCCGATATCGACCAGGCCAAGGCTGTCGAGTTGATGCTGGCGCAACCGTCGATGATCAAGCGCCCGGTGCTCGATCTCGGCGACAGAACCCTGATTGGCTTCAAGCCAGACCTGTACACGGCGGCCGTCCAGTAA